The Euphorbia lathyris chromosome 2, ddEupLath1.1, whole genome shotgun sequence genome includes a window with the following:
- the LOC136218457 gene encoding sphinganine C4-monooxygenase 1, whose protein sequence is MLDHNMGFQVSDELLGTFVPIFVYWVYSGLYVILGFFENYRLHTKKDEDEKNLVSKGTVVRGVLLQQSIQAVVAILLFKVTGDDSLAALGHHSSLMVLGRQFLTAMFVLDTWQYFMHRYMHLNKFLYKHIHSQHHRLVVPYAFGALYNHPVEGLLLDTIGGALSFLFSGMSPRTSIFFFSFATIKTVDDHCGLWLPGNLFHVLFRNNTAYHDIHHQLYGTKYNFSQPFFVIWDRILGTYMPYSLERREEGGFEAQPAKEYKAD, encoded by the exons atGTTGGATCATAACATGGGTTTTCAAGTTTCAGATGAATTACTGGGTACTTTTGTACCAATATTTGTGTATTGGGTTTATTCCGGATTATATGTTATTTTAGgattttttgaaaattatagATTGCATACGAAGAAGGATGAAGATGAGAAAAATTTGGTGTCTAAAGGTACTGTTGTTAGAGGCGTTCTTCTTCAGCAATCTATTCAAGCAGTTGTTGCTATTCTTTTGTTCAAG GTAACTGGAGATGATTCACTGGCTGCCCTAGGTCATCACTCTTCCTTAATGGTTCTGGGTAGACAGTTTTTGACTGCAATGTTTGTGTTGGACACTTGGCAATATTTCATGCATAGATACATGCATCTGAACAAGTTTCTGTATAAGCATATCCATTCTCAACATCATCGGCTTGTTGTACCATATGCATTTGGGGCTTTATATAACCATCCAGTGGAGGGGCTTCTTCTTGACACAATTGGGGGGGCCTTATCTTTTCTGTTTTCGGGAATGTCTCCTCGAACTTCCATTTTCTTCTTTTCATTTGCTACCATCAAAACAGTAGATGACCATTGTGGGTTATGGCTTCCTGGAAACCTGTTCCATGTGTTGTTTAGAAATAATACTGCTTATCATGATATTCATCATCAGCTTTACGGCACCAAATACAACTTTTCCCAACCATTCTTTGTGATTTGGGATAGAATTCTTGGGACTTATATGCCTTACTCACTTGAGAGGAGAGAAGAGGGTGGGTTTGAAGCACAGCCTGCTAAGGAGTACAAGGCTGATTAA
- the LOC136218459 gene encoding protein GAMETE CELL DEFECTIVE 1, mitochondrial, translating to MHSLRRLAAITLRRRNPLHPTTSNSISTKNGDDEWNDAWETAWLPEDLKAKNRDPWETDVNYPSTNSPEVDSETKAFVEDMNENWDERRKTTNIHQKQDTKGTENGTSLYSLDNIKKDYRLKKQRIHASLWMKEIEKQQEANLGDSGLGAADDIDRLLDSCSEIFDTGNKNWDNPEVSSSCELKSKPDGWETTSKAQDGNIWEMSQREEDILVQEFDRRIAYSKFQIASFIKTHIFSRRRPIDGWKYMIEVLGPNARKGKGSVSRMATLSDTATQPFKEERTKNFKPQNPKYLHYH from the exons ATGCATTCTCTCCGACGCTTAGCCGCCATTACATTAAGAAGAAGAAACCCACTCCATCCGACTACATCAAATTCTATATCTACCAAAAACGGCGATGATGAATGGAATGATGCATGGGAAACTGCTTGGCTTCCAGAGGATCTGAAGGCTAAGAATCGAGATCCATGGGAGACGGACGTCAATTATCCATCCACTAACTCACCGGAGGTGGACTCAGAGACCAAGGCATTTGTGGAGGATATGAATGAGAACTGGGATGAGAGGCGGAAAACGACCAACATCCATCAAAAACAAGACACCAAGGGAACTGAAAATGGGACTTCGCTATACAGTCTCGACAATATAAAGAAGGATTACAGGTTGAAGAAACAGAGGATTCATGCCAGCCTTTGGATGAAGGAAATTGAGAAGCAGCAAGAGGCTAATTTGGGAGATTCAGGTCTGGGAGCTGCAGATGATATCGACAGATTGCTTGATAGCTGCTCTGA GATTTTTGATACTGGCAACAAGAACTGGGATAATCCAGAAGTGTCAAGTTCTTGTGAGTTGAAAAGCAAACCTGATGGTTGGGAAACGACATCCAAGGCGCAAGATGGGAATATATGGGAGATGTCACAAAGGGAAGAAGATATTCTAGTGCAAGAATTTGATCGTAGAATTGCATACAGCAAGTTCCAG ATCGCTAGTTTTATAAAAACTCACATATTTAGCCGGAGGAGACCAATAGATGGATGGAAATACATGATAGAAGTGCTGGGACCAAATGCCAGGAAAGGGAAAGGTAGCGTTTCAAGGATGGCAACTCTTTCTGATACAGCCACTCAACCTTTCAAGGAGGAAAGGACTAAAAATTTCAAGCCCCAAAACCCCAAATATTTGCATTATCATTAA